One Lycium barbarum isolate Lr01 chromosome 5, ASM1917538v2, whole genome shotgun sequence genomic window carries:
- the LOC132640387 gene encoding peroxisomal nicotinamide adenine dinucleotide carrier, with amino-acid sequence MSDALICGLAGAGGGIIAQLITYPLETVNTRQQTNRNSKKLKKTVGTIDQICQVVKQEGWDGLYGGLAPSLVGTAASQGVYYYFYQILRNRAETGAFERKRKGIGDGSVGMFSSLLVAALSGCVNVLLTNPIWVVVTRMQTHTRKDKDNHTKHVPSQGAISAVVEPPSYGTSHTIQEVYGEAGISGFWNGVFPTLFMVSNPSIQFMLYETLLKKIRKRRASSNKGANDVTALEIFLLGAVAKLGATVVTYPLLVIKSRLQAKQDICGDKRHHYKGTLDAIMKIIRYEGCCGFYKGMGTKIVQSVLAGAILFMVKEELVRGARWLLTGSAATSIR; translated from the exons atgtcagATGCTTTGATCTGTGGTCTGGCCGGTGCCGGTGGTGGCATAATCGCTCAGCTCATTACATATCCTCTTGAAACT GTAAATACTCGGCAGCAAACGAATAGAAATtctaagaaattgaagaaaactgTTGGAACTATCGATCAAATATGCCAG GTTGTAAAGCAGGAAGGATGGGATGGGCTATATGGTGGATTAGCTCCATCGTTAGTTGGTACGGCTGCATCACAG GGTGTTTACTATTATTTCTACCAAATATTGAGGAATAGAGCAGAAACTGGTGCATTTGAACGTAAGAGAAAAGGAATTGGTGATGGATCAGTCGGAATGTTCTCATCACTTCTGGTGGCTGCTTTATCTGG GTGTGTTAACGTGTTGCTGACTAATCCCATATGGGTAGTTGTTACACGCATGCAG ACTCATACAAGAAAGGATAAAGATAACCACACAAAACATGTACCATCACAGGGTGCAATCTCTGCTGTGGTTGAACCTCCTTCCTATGGGACAAGCCACACT ATTCAAGAAGTCTACGGTGAAGCTGGAATTTCGGGTTTCTGGAATGGTGTTTTCCCAACATTATTCATG GTAAGCAATCCTTCCATACAATTTATGCTATATGAAACTTTGCTGAAGAAGATTAGAAAACGACGTGCCTCTAGCAATAAAGGTGCCAATGATGTCACTGCTTTGGAG ATATTTCTACTTGGAGCTGTGGCAAAACTTGGAGCTACGGTTGTAACGTATCCTCTTCTGGTTATCAAG TCAAGACTCCAGGCAAAGCAGGATATTTGTGGCGATAAAAGACATCATTATAAAG GTACCCTTGATGCTATTATGAAGATTATACGCTATGAAGGCTGTTGTGGATTTTACAAGGGGATGGGCACAAAAATTGTACAAAGTGTTCTTGCTGGTGCTATTCTATTCATGGTCAAGGAGGAACTTGTCAGGGGTGCTAGGTGGTTATTAACAGGGAGTGCCGCTACTTCTATCAGATGA
- the LOC132640388 gene encoding uncharacterized protein LOC132640388 translates to MVHSSEKQQQQQQSTKNVDVEMDEMENSNQLDETSSSSSNNDLYDDVLSNAGETNVLQWLLALDLQVMGACRADERLKPLLKLNVSAGAAEDRLLAHLSQNFEPSEVGMLARCLCIPLVSMRVGKIQKQRTLLCPTATRGNLNLAILPTSNLRISFIGDDGSTERVGTFCSESDCSAVEIKDIMADESGRSFLISIPGGETFYFWCSEKSKLLGDELRRKMRDLVKMKPSLAELTGIDASRIDCFSIHLRAYLHGSAAINPQASSMMSRDPSIDGSVSSSELSLDAQISVAFQKPLRSEHFGGLGSNTSLMCSLSPMSTGAFKDSMLRNSSSVSVSRERPRHDGDSYLSCVDSQISGTSSIGAPNSTHDEDNDKLGRETGPSNVLEPFVTAPPFQGSAATVHSLDSTVFSPYYCWCPPAVSTLQYSVGSPHFPILSTDSSIPLLPSIAPSACSSGILTPMPSLVSDVSTLDFPPLLPEPLIRLPFSLATSQQIPTFTPLVGDSIVHIPVIDVCSSGQGYFVSAGPAISGSIPQLHPNLVNPLIPQTESMAEKSARDTLRLLINNSNQPSPQLIDLLPPMLSRSGEETRNMLATGSRGLYSNLLPPMLSRSGEETRNMLVTGSRGLYSRTIGVDTTIANDFAIKSLVSLSEKPIGWLDKKQIGIQELFVPRDKPGSSGESSLGDGFIDFEEERKN, encoded by the exons atggtTCATTCATCagagaaacaacaacaacaacaacaatccacaaaGAATGTAGATGTGGAGATGGATGAGATGGAGAATTCAAATCAATTAGACGAAACATCGTCGTCTTCGTCAAACAATGATTTATACGACGATGTTTTATCAAACGCTGGAGAAACGAATGTTCTTCAGTGGCTTTTAGCTTTAGATTTGCAGGTTATGGGAGCTTGTAGAGCTGATGAAAGGCTAAAGCCGTTGTTGAAGCTTAATGTTTCTGCTGGTGCTGCTGAAGATCGATTACTTGCTCATCTTAGTCAG AACTTTGAGCCATCAGAAGTTGGAATGCTCGCCAGGTGCTTGTGCATTCCACTCGTTTCAATGCGTGTCGGGAAGATCCAGAAGCAGAGGACGCTCTTGTGCCCAACTGCTACAAG GGGAAACTTAAACCTTGCAATTCTACCAACATCGAACTTGCGCATCTCATTCATTGGGGATGACGGCAGCACAGAGAGAGTTGGAACATTTTGCAGTGAATCTGATTGTTCTGCCGTAGAGATTAAAGATATTATGGCAGACGAGTCTGGACGCTCTTTTCTTATAAGTATCCCTGGTGGTGAGACTTTCTACTTTTGGTGTTCAGAGAAGTCTAAGCTCCTTGGCGATGAGTTGCGGAGAAAG ATGAGGGATTTGGTTAAGATGAAACCTTCCTTGGCTGAATTAACTGGAATCGATGCATCACGGATTGATTGTTTTTCCATTCATCTTCGAGCTTATCTCCATGGTTCAGCAGCCATAAATCCTCAAGCGAGTTCCATGATGTCAAGAGATCCTTCCATAGATGGCTCTGTTAGTTCTTCAGAACTCAGTCTTGATGCCCAGATATCAGTTGCATTTCAGAAACCTCTGCGGTCTGAGCACTTTGGTGGTCTAGGATCAAACACCAGCCTGATGTGTAGCCTTAGTCCTATGTCTACTGGTGCTTTTAAAGATAGCATGCTCAGGAACTCATCGTCAGTAAGTGTTTCTAGAGAGAGGCCAAGGCACGATGGTGATAGCTATCTTTCGTGTGTGGATAGCCAGATTTCAGGCACAAGTAGCATAGGTGCACCTAATTCAACTCATGATGAAGACAACGACAAGCTTGGAAGGGAAACTGGTCCTTCAAATGTTTTGGAACCATTTGTTACTGCCCCGCCTTTCCAAGGCTCTGCAGCTACTGTTCATTCTCTGGATTCAACAGTTTTCTCTCCGTATTACTGTTGGTGTCCTCCTGCTGTATCCACTCTGCAGTACTCAGTTGGAAGTCCACATTTCCCTATCCTGTCCACAGACTCGTCAATACCACTACTTCCTTCAATAGCACCTTCTGCTTGTTCATCTGGTATTTTGACACCAATGCCATCTCTTGTCAGTGATGTCTCCACTCTAGATTTCCCACCTCTTTTGCCTGAGCCATTGATCAGGTTGCCATTTTCTTTGGCAACTTCGCAGCAAATACCTACTTTCACACCTTTAGTAGGCGATTCTATAGTCCATATTCCAGTTATTGACGTTTGCTCTTCTGGCCAAGGTTACTTCGTCAGTGCAGGTCCTGCTATCTCTGGCAGTATTCCACAGTTGCATCCAAATTTGGTGAATCCCTTAATTCCACAAACAGAATCAATGGCTGAGAAAAGTGCCAGGGATACTCTTCGGTTGCTCATAAATAACTCCAACCAGCCTAGCCCACAGCTGATTGATCTATTGCCCCCTATGCTTTCTCGTAGTGGGGAAGAGACGCGAAATATGCTGGCTACTGGAAGCAGAGGACTTTACTCCAATCTACTGCCTCCTATGCTTTCTCGTAGTGGTGAAGAGACACGAAATATGCTGGTTACTGGAAGTAGAGGACTTTACTCTAGAACCATAGGTGTTGATACCACCATAGCAAATGATTTTGCAATTAAGAGTTTGGTCTCACTATCTGAAAAGCCTATTGGATGGCTTGATAAGAAGCAAATTGGTATACAAGAGTTGTTTGTTCCGAGGGACAAACCAGGTAGTTCTGGTGAATCTTCACTGGGTGATGGTTTTATAGATTttgaagaggaaagaaagaaTTGA